A segment of the Catenuloplanes nepalensis genome:
ACACCAGCCCCAGTGGCGGGCTCACCAAGGTCACCGTCCTGACCGCGATCCGGATCCAGGGCCAGGACGCCCCCTGGGCCGTGGGCGAGGCCAAGGGCTTCTTCCGCGAGCGCGGCATCGACCTGACGATCGTCGCCGGGCAGGGCACCGGCGACAACATCGCGGCCCTGGAATCCGGTGCGGCGCAATTCGTGATCGCCGATCTGAACGCGCTCGCCCTCATCTACGACGGCCGGCTGAACCAGGACCCGCGCGCGCAGGCGCCGTGGGTCGGGATCGCGGCGATCTACCAGCAGACGATCAGCGCGATCGCCGCGCACCCGGACGCCGGCATCACGACCGTGAACGACCTCGAAGGGAAGACGGTCGGCTACCAGGAGGGCGGCGTCAACAAGACGCTCTTCCCGGCCGTGGCCGGTCAGACCGGCGTCGACGACAACGCGATCAAATGGGTACCCCTGGGCGACCTGCGTGGCGCGTTGGTGAGCCGCAAGGTCGATGCGGTGACTGACAACGTCACCGGGATCCCCGTACTGCGCAGGAAGCTCGGCGGCCGGGAGCCGGTGATGCTGACGTACAGCACGTGGCTGACCGACGGCTACAGCAACACCTGGACCACCAGCCGCGACCTGCTGGCCAGGGACCCCGATCTGGTGCGACGCTTCCGGGACGCGGCGATGGAATCCCTCGTCTACGCCATCGACCACCCGGGCGAAGCCGCCGACGCCCTCGCCGCCGCCGAACCCACCT
Coding sequences within it:
- a CDS encoding ABC transporter substrate-binding protein; this translates as MNARLPRRLLTAVIAAVLLGSTGCTGDANPNTSPSGGLTKVTVLTAIRIQGQDAPWAVGEAKGFFRERGIDLTIVAGQGTGDNIAALESGAAQFVIADLNALALIYDGRLNQDPRAQAPWVGIAAIYQQTISAIAAHPDAGITTVNDLEGKTVGYQEGGVNKTLFPAVAGQTGVDDNAIKWVPLGDLRGALVSRKVDAVTDNVTGIPVLRRKLGGREPVMLTYSTWLTDGYSNTWTTSRDLLARDPDLVRRFRDAAMESLVYAIDHPGEAADALAAAEPTYDRDTAAEEITKLRPYVYGADGVGTITGPRFNRGIASMAAIGVLKHQSEITVDSLVDPTIAVPYTP